In Cervus elaphus chromosome 5, mCerEla1.1, whole genome shotgun sequence, the following proteins share a genomic window:
- the FBXL20 gene encoding F-box/LRR-repeat protein 20 isoform X2, whose protein sequence is MRRDVNGVTKSRFEMFSNSDEAVINKKLPKELLLRIFSFLDVVTLCRCAQVSRAWNVLALDGSNWQRIDLFDFQRDIEGRVVENISKRCGGFLRKLSLRGCLGVGDNALRTFAQNCRNIEVLNLNGCTKTTDATCTSLSKFCSKLRHLDLASCTSITNMSLKALSEGCPLLEQLNISWCDQVTKDGIQALVRGCGGLKALFLKGCTQLEDEALKYIGAHCPELVTLNLQTCLQITDEGLITICRGCHKLQSLCASGCSNITDAILNALGQNCPRLRILEVARCSQLTDVGFTTLARNCHELEKMDLEECVQITDSTLIQLSIHCPRLQVLSLSHCELITDDGIRHLGNGACAHDQLEVIELDNCPLITDASLEHLKSCHSLERIELYDCQQITRAGIKRLRTHLPNIKVHAYFAPVTPPPSVGGSRQRFCRCCIIL, encoded by the exons gatattttcttttctggatgTTGTTACCTTATGTCGCTGTGCTCAGGTCTCCAGG GCCTGGAATGTTCTGGCTTTGGATGGCAGTAACTGGCAGCGAATTGACCTGTTTGATTTCCAGAGGGATATTGAG GGCCGGGTAGTGGAGAATATTTCAAAAAGGTGTGGGGGCTTTTTACGAAAGTTAAGTCTTCGTGGGTGTCTTGGAGTAGGAGACAATGCTTTAAG AACCTTTGCACAAAACTGTAGGAACATTGAAGTACTGAATCTCAACGGGTGTACAAAGACTACAGATGc taCATGTACTAGCCTTAGCAAGTTCTGTTCCAAACTCAGGCACCTTGACTTGGCTTCCTGTACATCAATAACAAACATGTCTCTAAAAGCTCTGAG TGAGGGATGTCCACTGTTGGAGCAATTAAACATTTCCTGGTGTGACCAAGTAACCAAGGATGGTATCCAAGCTCTAGTGAGAGGCTGTGGAGGTCTTAAAGCCTTATTCTTAAAAGGCTGCACACAG cTAGAAGATGAAGCTCTCAAGTACATAGGTGCACACTGTCCTGAACTGGTGACTTTGAACTTGCAGACTTGCTTA CAAATCACAGATGAAGGTCTCATTACTATATGCAGGGGATGCCATAAGTTACAGTCCCTCTGTGCCTCTGGCTGCTCCAACATCACAGATGCCATCCTGAACGCTTTAGGTCAGAACTGCCCTCGGCTTAG AATATTAGAAGTGGCAAGATGTTCTCAATTAACCGATGTAGGCTTTACCACTCTGGCCAGG AACTGCCATGAGCTTGAAAAGATGGACCTGGAAGAGTGTGTTCAG ATAACAGATAGCACATTAATCCAACTTTCTATACACTGTCCTCGACTTCAAGTATTG AGTCTGTCTCACTGTGAGCTGATCACAGATGATGGAATTCGTCACCTGGGGAACGGGGCCTGCGCCCATGACCAGCTGGAAGTGATTGAACTGGACAACTGTCCCCTAATCACAGATGCATCCCTGGAGCACTTGAAGAGCTGTCACAGCCTCGAGCGGATAGAACTCTATGACTGCCAGCAAATCACGCGGGCTGGAATCAAGAGACTCAGG ACCCATTTACCCAATATTAAAGTCCACGCCTACTTCGCACCTGTCACTCCACCCCCATCAGTAGGGGGCAGCAGACAGCGCTTCTGCAGATGCTGCATCATCCTATGA
- the FBXL20 gene encoding F-box/LRR-repeat protein 20 isoform X1, giving the protein MAPSRDRLLHFGFKATMFSNSDEAVINKKLPKELLLRIFSFLDVVTLCRCAQVSRAWNVLALDGSNWQRIDLFDFQRDIEGRVVENISKRCGGFLRKLSLRGCLGVGDNALRTFAQNCRNIEVLNLNGCTKTTDATCTSLSKFCSKLRHLDLASCTSITNMSLKALSEGCPLLEQLNISWCDQVTKDGIQALVRGCGGLKALFLKGCTQLEDEALKYIGAHCPELVTLNLQTCLQITDEGLITICRGCHKLQSLCASGCSNITDAILNALGQNCPRLRILEVARCSQLTDVGFTTLARNCHELEKMDLEECVQITDSTLIQLSIHCPRLQVLSLSHCELITDDGIRHLGNGACAHDQLEVIELDNCPLITDASLEHLKSCHSLERIELYDCQQITRAGIKRLRTHLPNIKVHAYFAPVTPPPSVGGSRQRFCRCCIIL; this is encoded by the exons gatattttcttttctggatgTTGTTACCTTATGTCGCTGTGCTCAGGTCTCCAGG GCCTGGAATGTTCTGGCTTTGGATGGCAGTAACTGGCAGCGAATTGACCTGTTTGATTTCCAGAGGGATATTGAG GGCCGGGTAGTGGAGAATATTTCAAAAAGGTGTGGGGGCTTTTTACGAAAGTTAAGTCTTCGTGGGTGTCTTGGAGTAGGAGACAATGCTTTAAG AACCTTTGCACAAAACTGTAGGAACATTGAAGTACTGAATCTCAACGGGTGTACAAAGACTACAGATGc taCATGTACTAGCCTTAGCAAGTTCTGTTCCAAACTCAGGCACCTTGACTTGGCTTCCTGTACATCAATAACAAACATGTCTCTAAAAGCTCTGAG TGAGGGATGTCCACTGTTGGAGCAATTAAACATTTCCTGGTGTGACCAAGTAACCAAGGATGGTATCCAAGCTCTAGTGAGAGGCTGTGGAGGTCTTAAAGCCTTATTCTTAAAAGGCTGCACACAG cTAGAAGATGAAGCTCTCAAGTACATAGGTGCACACTGTCCTGAACTGGTGACTTTGAACTTGCAGACTTGCTTA CAAATCACAGATGAAGGTCTCATTACTATATGCAGGGGATGCCATAAGTTACAGTCCCTCTGTGCCTCTGGCTGCTCCAACATCACAGATGCCATCCTGAACGCTTTAGGTCAGAACTGCCCTCGGCTTAG AATATTAGAAGTGGCAAGATGTTCTCAATTAACCGATGTAGGCTTTACCACTCTGGCCAGG AACTGCCATGAGCTTGAAAAGATGGACCTGGAAGAGTGTGTTCAG ATAACAGATAGCACATTAATCCAACTTTCTATACACTGTCCTCGACTTCAAGTATTG AGTCTGTCTCACTGTGAGCTGATCACAGATGATGGAATTCGTCACCTGGGGAACGGGGCCTGCGCCCATGACCAGCTGGAAGTGATTGAACTGGACAACTGTCCCCTAATCACAGATGCATCCCTGGAGCACTTGAAGAGCTGTCACAGCCTCGAGCGGATAGAACTCTATGACTGCCAGCAAATCACGCGGGCTGGAATCAAGAGACTCAGG ACCCATTTACCCAATATTAAAGTCCACGCCTACTTCGCACCTGTCACTCCACCCCCATCAGTAGGGGGCAGCAGACAGCGCTTCTGCAGATGCTGCATCATCCTATGA